A stretch of the Aegilops tauschii subsp. strangulata cultivar AL8/78 chromosome 4, Aet v6.0, whole genome shotgun sequence genome encodes the following:
- the LOC109769724 gene encoding pyruvate dehydrogenase (acetyl-transferring) kinase, mitochondrial gives MASEPVARAVAEEVARWGGMRQTGVSLRYMTEFGARPTERNLLLSAQFLHKELPIRIARRALDLDSLPFGLSHKPAVLKVRDWYLDSFRDIRYFPEVSNQDDELAFTQMIKMIRVRHTNVVPTMALGVQQLKKDLGGTKAFPSGINEIHQFLDRFYMSRIGIRMLIGQHVALHDPDPEPGVIGLINTRLSPMLVARLASEDARAICMREYGSAPDVNIYGHPDFTFPYVTIHLHLMMFELVKNSLRAVQERFMNSDKHAPPVRIIVADGAEDVTIKISDEGGGIPRSGLPRIFTYLYSTAEHPPDLDGHNGVTMAGYGYGLPISRLYARYFGGDLQIISMEGYGTDAYLHLSRLGDSEEPLP, from the exons ATGGCGTCGGAGCCGGTGGCGCGGGCCGTGGCGGAGGAGGTGGCACGGTGGGGCGGGATGAGGCAGACAGGTGTCAGCCTGCGCTACATGACGGAGTTCGGGGCGCGCCCCACGGAGCGCAACCTGCTGCTCTCCGCGCAGTTCCTGCACAAGGAGCTCCCCATCCGCATCGCCAGGCGCGCGCTCGACCTCGACTCCCTCCCCTTCGGCCTCTCCCATAAGCCCGCCGTCCTCAAG GTGAGAGATTGGTACTTGGATTCGTTCCGTGACATCCGGTACTTCCCGGAGGTGAGCAACCAGGACGATGAGCTAGCATTCACCCAGATGATCAAGATGATCAGGGTGCGTCACACAAATGTGGTGCCCACCATGGCATTGGGTGTGCAGCAGCTGAAGAAGGACCTGGGTGGTACAAAGGCATTCCCCTCTGGAATTAATGAGATCCATCAGTTCCTTGATCGCTTCTACATGTCAAGAATTGGGATCCGCATGCTGATAG GGCAGcatgttgctttgcatgatcCTGATCCAGAGCCTGGCGTCATAGGGCTCATAAACACAAGATTGTCCCCCATGCTGGTGGCTCGACTTGCTAGTGAAGATGCACGCGCTATTTGCATGCGAGAATATGGATCAGCTCCTGATGTCAACATATATGGGCACCCAGATTTTACGTTTCC ATATGTGACAATACATCTACATCTTATGATGTTTGAATTGGTGAAGAATTCTCTTCGTGCAGTACAAGAACGATTTATGAACTCTGATAAACATGCACCTCCTGTTAGGATCATAGTTGCTGATGGAGCAGAGGATGTAACTATCAAG ATTAGTGATGAAGGTGGTGGAATACCAAGAAGTGGCCTCCCAAGAATATTCACCTATCTCTACAGTACAGCAGAACACCCACCTGATCTAGATGGCCATAATGGAGTGACAATGGCTGGGTATGGTTATGGGCTCCCAATTAGTCGTCTTTATGCTCGATATTTTGGCGGGGATCTGCAAATAATTTCTATGGAGGGATATG GAACTGATGCTTACCTCCACTTATCACGTCTGGGAGATTCAGAGGAACCCTTGCCCTAA